From a region of the Ovis aries strain OAR_USU_Benz2616 breed Rambouillet chromosome 2, ARS-UI_Ramb_v3.0, whole genome shotgun sequence genome:
- the CCAR2 gene encoding cell cycle and apoptosis regulator protein 2 isoform X1 gives MSQFKRQRINPLPGGRNFSGAASTSLLGPPPGLLTPPVATDLSQNARHLQGGEKQRVFTGIVTSLHDYFGVVDEEVFFQLSVVKGRLPQLGEKVLVKAAYNPGQAVPWNAVKVQTLSNQPLLKSPAPPLLHVAALGQKQGILGAQPQLIFQPHRIPPLFPQKPLSLFQTSHTLHLSHLNRFPARGPHGRLDQGRSDDYDSKKRKQRAGGEPWGAKKPRHDLPPYRVHLTPYTVDSPVFDFLELQRRYRTLLVPSDFLAVHLSWLSAFPVSQPFSLHHPSRIQVSSEKESAADAGAEPPPTDSDPTYSSKVLLLSSPGLEELYRCCMLFVDDMAEPRETPEHPLKQIKFLLGWKDDEAVLVGGEWSPSLDGLDPKGDPQVLVRTATRCAQAQAGIDLSACTKWWRFAEFQYLQAGPPRRLQTVVVYLPDIWTIMPTLEEWEALCQQKAAEAAPPPPEVPAEAEPPEQPADGSEQAADTSKQSAENPEVTAQQEGDTDLPEAPPPPLEPAVMARSRCVNLSLQSIVEDRRPKERISFEATVLAELFLEMLQRDFGYRIYKTLLSLPEKVVAPSEPEKEEAAKEEEAVKEEAKEAKDEVQSEGTAAEADAPPKEDGLLPKPPNSGGEDEEKPRGEASEDLCEMALDPELLLLRDDGEEEFAGAKLEDSEVRSVASNQSEMEFSTLQDMPKELEPSAVLPVDCLLAFVYFDANWCGYLHRRDLERILLTLGLRLSAEQAKQLVSRAVSQNICQYRSLQYSRPEGPDGSLPEDLLFGNLDLLPPPGKSGKPGTTPVEHKGLVSHNGSLINVGNLLQRAEQQDSGRLYLENKIHTLELKLEESHNRFSATEVTNKTLATEMQDLRARLAEAEEVARTAERQKNQLQRLLQEFRRRLTTLQLDTQRMLEKVSLLESRPLCGEVGQHSRPSFTGICLHLLVSYGIHQSAACDREPHRRKWLVVLRWDLGSQPFLLRARILMSVSNRLTAG, from the exons GCGCAGCTTCGACATCCCTTCTGGGCCCTCCTCCTGGTTTGCTCACTCCTCCTGTGGCCACAGACCTGTCCCAAAATGCCAGGCACCTTCAG GGTGGAGAGAAACAACGGGTCTTCACTGGCATTGTTACCAGCTTGCATGACTACTTTGGGGTGGTGGATGAAGAAGTCTTTTTTCAGCTAAG TGTGGTGAAGGGCCGGCTGCCCCAGCTGGGTGAGAAGGTGCTGGTGAAGGCTGCATACAACCCAGGTCAGGCAGTACCCTGGAATGCTGTCAAGGTGCAGACGCTCTCCAACCAG CCCCTACTGAAGTCCCCAGCACCTCCCCTTCTACATGTGGCAGCCCTGGGCCAGAAGCAAGGGATTCTGGGAGCTCAGCCCCAGCTGATCTTTCAGCCTCACCGGATTCCCCCACTCTTTCCTCAGAAGC CTCTGAGTCTCTTCCAAACATCCCACACActtcatctgagccacctgaacAGGTTTCCTGCTCGGGGCCCTCATGGACGATTGGATCAGGGCCGAAG TGATGACTATGACTCCAAGAAACGCAAACAGCGAGCTGGTGGAGAGCCTTGGGGTGCTAAGAAACCAAGGCATGACCTGCCTCCTTACCGAGTCCATCTCACTCCGTATACTGTGGACAG CCCCGTCTTTGATTTCTTAGAACTCCAGCGCCGTTACCGCACCCTCCTGGTTCCCTCAGATTTTCTGGCCGTGCATCTGAGCTGGCTGTCAGCCTTCCCTGTGAGCCAGCCCTTCTCTCTCCATCATCCAAGCCGCATCCAGGTATCTTCAGAGAAGGaatcagctgctgatgctggtgcAGAGCCCCCCCCTACAGACAGCGACCCCACCTACAGTTCCAAG GTACTGCTGCTCTCCTCCCCGGGACTGGAGGAATTGTATCGTTGTTGCATGCTGTTCGTGGATGACATGGCCGAGCCACGGGAGACCCCGGAACACCCTCTGAAGCAAATTAAA TTTTTGCTGGGCTGGAAGGATGATGAGGCAGTGCTGGTGGGGGGTGAGTGGTCTCCTTCGCTGGATGGCCTCGATCCCAAGGGCGACCCACAGGTGCTTGTCCGCACCGCCACACGCTGCGCACAGGCCCAGGCTGGCATCGACTTGAGTGCCTGCACCAAGTG GTGGCGCTTCGCTGAGTTTCAGTACCTGCAGGCAGGACCCCCGCGGCGGCTCCAGACTGTGGTGGTGTACCTGCCGGACATCTGGACCATCATGCCCACTTTGGAAGAGTGGGAGGCCCTGTGCCAGCAGAAAGCTGCAGAGGCAGCTCCCCCGCCCCCAGAGGTGCCAGCG GAAGCAGAGCCTCCAGAGCAGCCGGCTGATGGATCGGAGCAAGCAGCAGACACGTCTAAGCAGAGTGCCGAGAATCCGGAGGTCACAGCACAGCAGGAAGGGGACACCGACCTCCCGgaggcccccccaccccctctggAACCTGCTGTCATGGCACGCTCCCGCTGTGTAAACCTGTCCCTGCAAAGTATCGTGGAGGACCGGAGGCCAAAGGAAAGGATCTCTTTTGAG GCCACGGTGTTGGCTGAGCTGTTTCTGGAGATGCTGCAGAGGGACTTTGGCTATAGGATTTATAAGACGCTCCTGAGCCTTCCTGAAAAGGTTGTGGCCCCGTCGGAGCCCGAGAAGGAGGAAGCAGCCAAGGAAGAAGAAGCGGTCAAGGAGGAGGCCAAGGAGGCCAAGGATGAGGTACAGAGTGAGGGCACAGCTGCCGAGGCAGACGCCCCGCCG AAGGAAGATGGGCTTTTGCCCAAACCCCCAAATTCTGGGGGAGAAGATGAAGAGAAACCCCGGGGTGAGGCGTCCGAGGACCTGTGTGAGATGGCCTTGGACCCAGAACTGCTGCTCCTGAGAGACGACGGGGAGGAGGAATTTG CAGGAGCCAAGCTGGAGGATTCCGAGGTCCGGTCGGTTGCTTCGAACCAGTCAGAGATGGAGTTCTCAACCCTTCAGGACATG CCCAAGGAGCTGGAACCCTCTGCGGTGCTCCCTGTGGACTGTCTTCTTGCTTTCGTCTACTTTGACGCCAATTGGTGTGGCTACTTGCACCGGCGAGACCTGGAGAGGATCCTGCTTACCCTTGGGCTGCGGCTCAGTGCAGAGCAG GCCAAACAGCTGGTCAGCAGGGCGGTGTCTCAGAACATCTGCCAGTATCGGAGCCTTCAGTACAGCCGCCCGGAGGGCCCAGATGGCTCACTCCCTGAGGACCTGCTCTTCG GGAACCTGGACCTGCTGCCTCCTCCCGGGAAGAGTGGGAAGCCGGGTACGACCCCAGTGGAGCACAAGGGCCTGGTGTCCCACAACGGCAGCCTCATCAATGTGGGGAACCTGCTGCAGCGTGCAGAGCAGCAGGACAGTGGGCGGCTCTACCTGGAGAACAAGATTCACACACTGGAGCTTAAGCTGG AGGAGAGCCATAACCGTTTCTCAGCCACTGAAGTGACAAATAAGACACTGGCAACAGAAATGCAGGATCTGCGGGCCCGGCTGGCCGAGGCTGAGGAGGTGGCCCGGACAGCCGAGCGACAGAAGAACCAGCTTCAGCGGCTGCTTCAGGAGTTCCGAAGGCGCCTGACCACCTTGCAGCTCGACACACAGCGGATGCTTGAAAAGGTGAGCCTCCTGGAGAGCCGGCCGTTGTGTGGTGAGGTGGGTCAGCACAGCCGGCCCAGCTTCACTGGCATTTGCCTCCATCTGCTAGTTTCTTATGGAATCCATCAGTCAGCAGCTTGTGACCGGGAGCCTCATAGGAGGAAGTGGTTAGTAGTTCTCAGATGGGATCTCGGATCTCAGCCCTTCCTCCTCCGAGCCCGGATtctcatgtctgtttctaacaGGCTGACAGCTGGGTAG
- the CCAR2 gene encoding cell cycle and apoptosis regulator protein 2 isoform X4: MSQFKRQRINPLPGGRNFSGAASTSLLGPPPGLLTPPVATDLSQNARHLQGGEKQRVFTGIVTSLHDYFGVVDEEVFFQLSVVKGRLPQLGEKVLVKAAYNPGQAVPWNAVKVQTLSNQPLLKSPAPPLLHVAALGQKQGILGAQPQLIFQPHRIPPLFPQKPLSLFQTSHTLHLSHLNRFPARGPHGRLDQGRSDDYDSKKRKQRAGGEPWGAKKPRHDLPPYRVHLTPYTVDSPVFDFLELQRRYRTLLVPSDFLAVHLSWLSAFPVSQPFSLHHPSRIQVSSEKESAADAGAEPPPTDSDPTYSSKVLLLSSPGLEELYRCCMLFVDDMAEPRETPEHPLKQIKFLLGWKDDEAVLVGGEWSPSLDGLDPKGDPQVLVRTATRCAQAQAGIDLSACTKWWRFAEFQYLQAGPPRRLQTVVVYLPDIWTIMPTLEEWEALCQQKAAEAAPPPPEVPAEAEPPEQPADGSEQAADTSKQSAENPEVTAQQEGDTDLPEAPPPPLEPAVMARSRCVNLSLQSIVEDRRPKERISFEATVLAELFLEMLQRDFGYRIYKTLLSLPEKVVAPSEPEKEEAAKEEEAVKEEAKEAKDEKEDGLLPKPPNSGGEDEEKPRGEASEDLCEMALDPELLLLRDDGEEEFAGAKLEDSEVRSVASNQSEMEFSTLQDMPKELEPSAVLPVDCLLAFVYFDANWCGYLHRRDLERILLTLGLRLSAEQAKQLVSRAVSQNICQYRSLQYSRPEGPDGSLPEDLLFGNLDLLPPPGKSGKPGTTPVEHKGLVSHNGSLINVGNLLQRAEQQDSGRLYLENKIHTLELKLEESHNRFSATEVTNKTLATEMQDLRARLAEAEEVARTAERQKNQLQRLLQEFRRRLTTLQLDTQRMLEKVSLLESRPLCGEVGQHSRPSFTGICLHLLVSYGIHQSAACDREPHRRKWLVVLRWDLGSQPFLLRARILMSVSNRLTAG; encoded by the exons GCGCAGCTTCGACATCCCTTCTGGGCCCTCCTCCTGGTTTGCTCACTCCTCCTGTGGCCACAGACCTGTCCCAAAATGCCAGGCACCTTCAG GGTGGAGAGAAACAACGGGTCTTCACTGGCATTGTTACCAGCTTGCATGACTACTTTGGGGTGGTGGATGAAGAAGTCTTTTTTCAGCTAAG TGTGGTGAAGGGCCGGCTGCCCCAGCTGGGTGAGAAGGTGCTGGTGAAGGCTGCATACAACCCAGGTCAGGCAGTACCCTGGAATGCTGTCAAGGTGCAGACGCTCTCCAACCAG CCCCTACTGAAGTCCCCAGCACCTCCCCTTCTACATGTGGCAGCCCTGGGCCAGAAGCAAGGGATTCTGGGAGCTCAGCCCCAGCTGATCTTTCAGCCTCACCGGATTCCCCCACTCTTTCCTCAGAAGC CTCTGAGTCTCTTCCAAACATCCCACACActtcatctgagccacctgaacAGGTTTCCTGCTCGGGGCCCTCATGGACGATTGGATCAGGGCCGAAG TGATGACTATGACTCCAAGAAACGCAAACAGCGAGCTGGTGGAGAGCCTTGGGGTGCTAAGAAACCAAGGCATGACCTGCCTCCTTACCGAGTCCATCTCACTCCGTATACTGTGGACAG CCCCGTCTTTGATTTCTTAGAACTCCAGCGCCGTTACCGCACCCTCCTGGTTCCCTCAGATTTTCTGGCCGTGCATCTGAGCTGGCTGTCAGCCTTCCCTGTGAGCCAGCCCTTCTCTCTCCATCATCCAAGCCGCATCCAGGTATCTTCAGAGAAGGaatcagctgctgatgctggtgcAGAGCCCCCCCCTACAGACAGCGACCCCACCTACAGTTCCAAG GTACTGCTGCTCTCCTCCCCGGGACTGGAGGAATTGTATCGTTGTTGCATGCTGTTCGTGGATGACATGGCCGAGCCACGGGAGACCCCGGAACACCCTCTGAAGCAAATTAAA TTTTTGCTGGGCTGGAAGGATGATGAGGCAGTGCTGGTGGGGGGTGAGTGGTCTCCTTCGCTGGATGGCCTCGATCCCAAGGGCGACCCACAGGTGCTTGTCCGCACCGCCACACGCTGCGCACAGGCCCAGGCTGGCATCGACTTGAGTGCCTGCACCAAGTG GTGGCGCTTCGCTGAGTTTCAGTACCTGCAGGCAGGACCCCCGCGGCGGCTCCAGACTGTGGTGGTGTACCTGCCGGACATCTGGACCATCATGCCCACTTTGGAAGAGTGGGAGGCCCTGTGCCAGCAGAAAGCTGCAGAGGCAGCTCCCCCGCCCCCAGAGGTGCCAGCG GAAGCAGAGCCTCCAGAGCAGCCGGCTGATGGATCGGAGCAAGCAGCAGACACGTCTAAGCAGAGTGCCGAGAATCCGGAGGTCACAGCACAGCAGGAAGGGGACACCGACCTCCCGgaggcccccccaccccctctggAACCTGCTGTCATGGCACGCTCCCGCTGTGTAAACCTGTCCCTGCAAAGTATCGTGGAGGACCGGAGGCCAAAGGAAAGGATCTCTTTTGAG GCCACGGTGTTGGCTGAGCTGTTTCTGGAGATGCTGCAGAGGGACTTTGGCTATAGGATTTATAAGACGCTCCTGAGCCTTCCTGAAAAGGTTGTGGCCCCGTCGGAGCCCGAGAAGGAGGAAGCAGCCAAGGAAGAAGAAGCGGTCAAGGAGGAGGCCAAGGAGGCCAAGGATGAG AAGGAAGATGGGCTTTTGCCCAAACCCCCAAATTCTGGGGGAGAAGATGAAGAGAAACCCCGGGGTGAGGCGTCCGAGGACCTGTGTGAGATGGCCTTGGACCCAGAACTGCTGCTCCTGAGAGACGACGGGGAGGAGGAATTTG CAGGAGCCAAGCTGGAGGATTCCGAGGTCCGGTCGGTTGCTTCGAACCAGTCAGAGATGGAGTTCTCAACCCTTCAGGACATG CCCAAGGAGCTGGAACCCTCTGCGGTGCTCCCTGTGGACTGTCTTCTTGCTTTCGTCTACTTTGACGCCAATTGGTGTGGCTACTTGCACCGGCGAGACCTGGAGAGGATCCTGCTTACCCTTGGGCTGCGGCTCAGTGCAGAGCAG GCCAAACAGCTGGTCAGCAGGGCGGTGTCTCAGAACATCTGCCAGTATCGGAGCCTTCAGTACAGCCGCCCGGAGGGCCCAGATGGCTCACTCCCTGAGGACCTGCTCTTCG GGAACCTGGACCTGCTGCCTCCTCCCGGGAAGAGTGGGAAGCCGGGTACGACCCCAGTGGAGCACAAGGGCCTGGTGTCCCACAACGGCAGCCTCATCAATGTGGGGAACCTGCTGCAGCGTGCAGAGCAGCAGGACAGTGGGCGGCTCTACCTGGAGAACAAGATTCACACACTGGAGCTTAAGCTGG AGGAGAGCCATAACCGTTTCTCAGCCACTGAAGTGACAAATAAGACACTGGCAACAGAAATGCAGGATCTGCGGGCCCGGCTGGCCGAGGCTGAGGAGGTGGCCCGGACAGCCGAGCGACAGAAGAACCAGCTTCAGCGGCTGCTTCAGGAGTTCCGAAGGCGCCTGACCACCTTGCAGCTCGACACACAGCGGATGCTTGAAAAGGTGAGCCTCCTGGAGAGCCGGCCGTTGTGTGGTGAGGTGGGTCAGCACAGCCGGCCCAGCTTCACTGGCATTTGCCTCCATCTGCTAGTTTCTTATGGAATCCATCAGTCAGCAGCTTGTGACCGGGAGCCTCATAGGAGGAAGTGGTTAGTAGTTCTCAGATGGGATCTCGGATCTCAGCCCTTCCTCCTCCGAGCCCGGATtctcatgtctgtttctaacaGGCTGACAGCTGGGTAG
- the CCAR2 gene encoding cell cycle and apoptosis regulator protein 2 isoform X3, protein MSQFKRQRINPLPGGRNFSGAASTSLLGPPPGLLTPPVATDLSQNARHLQGGEKQRVFTGIVTSLHDYFGVVDEEVFFQLSVVKGRLPQLGEKVLVKAAYNPGQAVPWNAVKVQTLSNQPLLKSPAPPLLHVAALGQKQGILGAQPQLIFQPHRIPPLFPQKPLSLFQTSHTLHLSHLNRFPARGPHGRLDQGRSDDYDSKKRKQRAGGEPWGAKKPRHDLPPYRVHLTPYTVDSPVFDFLELQRRYRTLLVPSDFLAVHLSWLSAFPVSQPFSLHHPSRIQVSSEKESAADAGAEPPPTDSDPTYSSKVLLLSSPGLEELYRCCMLFVDDMAEPRETPEHPLKQIKFLLGWKDDEAVLVGGEWSPSLDGLDPKGDPQVLVRTATRCAQAQAGIDLSACTKWWRFAEFQYLQAGPPRRLQTVVVYLPDIWTIMPTLEEWEALCQQKAAEAAPPPPEEAEPPEQPADGSEQAADTSKQSAENPEVTAQQEGDTDLPEAPPPPLEPAVMARSRCVNLSLQSIVEDRRPKERISFEATVLAELFLEMLQRDFGYRIYKTLLSLPEKVVAPSEPEKEEAAKEEEAVKEEAKEAKDEVQSEGTAAEADAPPKEDGLLPKPPNSGGEDEEKPRGEASEDLCEMALDPELLLLRDDGEEEFAGAKLEDSEVRSVASNQSEMEFSTLQDMPKELEPSAVLPVDCLLAFVYFDANWCGYLHRRDLERILLTLGLRLSAEQAKQLVSRAVSQNICQYRSLQYSRPEGPDGSLPEDLLFGNLDLLPPPGKSGKPGTTPVEHKGLVSHNGSLINVGNLLQRAEQQDSGRLYLENKIHTLELKLEESHNRFSATEVTNKTLATEMQDLRARLAEAEEVARTAERQKNQLQRLLQEFRRRLTTLQLDTQRMLEKVSLLESRPLCGEVGQHSRPSFTGICLHLLVSYGIHQSAACDREPHRRKWLVVLRWDLGSQPFLLRARILMSVSNRLTAG, encoded by the exons GCGCAGCTTCGACATCCCTTCTGGGCCCTCCTCCTGGTTTGCTCACTCCTCCTGTGGCCACAGACCTGTCCCAAAATGCCAGGCACCTTCAG GGTGGAGAGAAACAACGGGTCTTCACTGGCATTGTTACCAGCTTGCATGACTACTTTGGGGTGGTGGATGAAGAAGTCTTTTTTCAGCTAAG TGTGGTGAAGGGCCGGCTGCCCCAGCTGGGTGAGAAGGTGCTGGTGAAGGCTGCATACAACCCAGGTCAGGCAGTACCCTGGAATGCTGTCAAGGTGCAGACGCTCTCCAACCAG CCCCTACTGAAGTCCCCAGCACCTCCCCTTCTACATGTGGCAGCCCTGGGCCAGAAGCAAGGGATTCTGGGAGCTCAGCCCCAGCTGATCTTTCAGCCTCACCGGATTCCCCCACTCTTTCCTCAGAAGC CTCTGAGTCTCTTCCAAACATCCCACACActtcatctgagccacctgaacAGGTTTCCTGCTCGGGGCCCTCATGGACGATTGGATCAGGGCCGAAG TGATGACTATGACTCCAAGAAACGCAAACAGCGAGCTGGTGGAGAGCCTTGGGGTGCTAAGAAACCAAGGCATGACCTGCCTCCTTACCGAGTCCATCTCACTCCGTATACTGTGGACAG CCCCGTCTTTGATTTCTTAGAACTCCAGCGCCGTTACCGCACCCTCCTGGTTCCCTCAGATTTTCTGGCCGTGCATCTGAGCTGGCTGTCAGCCTTCCCTGTGAGCCAGCCCTTCTCTCTCCATCATCCAAGCCGCATCCAGGTATCTTCAGAGAAGGaatcagctgctgatgctggtgcAGAGCCCCCCCCTACAGACAGCGACCCCACCTACAGTTCCAAG GTACTGCTGCTCTCCTCCCCGGGACTGGAGGAATTGTATCGTTGTTGCATGCTGTTCGTGGATGACATGGCCGAGCCACGGGAGACCCCGGAACACCCTCTGAAGCAAATTAAA TTTTTGCTGGGCTGGAAGGATGATGAGGCAGTGCTGGTGGGGGGTGAGTGGTCTCCTTCGCTGGATGGCCTCGATCCCAAGGGCGACCCACAGGTGCTTGTCCGCACCGCCACACGCTGCGCACAGGCCCAGGCTGGCATCGACTTGAGTGCCTGCACCAAGTG GTGGCGCTTCGCTGAGTTTCAGTACCTGCAGGCAGGACCCCCGCGGCGGCTCCAGACTGTGGTGGTGTACCTGCCGGACATCTGGACCATCATGCCCACTTTGGAAGAGTGGGAGGCCCTGTGCCAGCAGAAAGCTGCAGAGGCAGCTCCCCCGCCCCCAGAG GAAGCAGAGCCTCCAGAGCAGCCGGCTGATGGATCGGAGCAAGCAGCAGACACGTCTAAGCAGAGTGCCGAGAATCCGGAGGTCACAGCACAGCAGGAAGGGGACACCGACCTCCCGgaggcccccccaccccctctggAACCTGCTGTCATGGCACGCTCCCGCTGTGTAAACCTGTCCCTGCAAAGTATCGTGGAGGACCGGAGGCCAAAGGAAAGGATCTCTTTTGAG GCCACGGTGTTGGCTGAGCTGTTTCTGGAGATGCTGCAGAGGGACTTTGGCTATAGGATTTATAAGACGCTCCTGAGCCTTCCTGAAAAGGTTGTGGCCCCGTCGGAGCCCGAGAAGGAGGAAGCAGCCAAGGAAGAAGAAGCGGTCAAGGAGGAGGCCAAGGAGGCCAAGGATGAGGTACAGAGTGAGGGCACAGCTGCCGAGGCAGACGCCCCGCCG AAGGAAGATGGGCTTTTGCCCAAACCCCCAAATTCTGGGGGAGAAGATGAAGAGAAACCCCGGGGTGAGGCGTCCGAGGACCTGTGTGAGATGGCCTTGGACCCAGAACTGCTGCTCCTGAGAGACGACGGGGAGGAGGAATTTG CAGGAGCCAAGCTGGAGGATTCCGAGGTCCGGTCGGTTGCTTCGAACCAGTCAGAGATGGAGTTCTCAACCCTTCAGGACATG CCCAAGGAGCTGGAACCCTCTGCGGTGCTCCCTGTGGACTGTCTTCTTGCTTTCGTCTACTTTGACGCCAATTGGTGTGGCTACTTGCACCGGCGAGACCTGGAGAGGATCCTGCTTACCCTTGGGCTGCGGCTCAGTGCAGAGCAG GCCAAACAGCTGGTCAGCAGGGCGGTGTCTCAGAACATCTGCCAGTATCGGAGCCTTCAGTACAGCCGCCCGGAGGGCCCAGATGGCTCACTCCCTGAGGACCTGCTCTTCG GGAACCTGGACCTGCTGCCTCCTCCCGGGAAGAGTGGGAAGCCGGGTACGACCCCAGTGGAGCACAAGGGCCTGGTGTCCCACAACGGCAGCCTCATCAATGTGGGGAACCTGCTGCAGCGTGCAGAGCAGCAGGACAGTGGGCGGCTCTACCTGGAGAACAAGATTCACACACTGGAGCTTAAGCTGG AGGAGAGCCATAACCGTTTCTCAGCCACTGAAGTGACAAATAAGACACTGGCAACAGAAATGCAGGATCTGCGGGCCCGGCTGGCCGAGGCTGAGGAGGTGGCCCGGACAGCCGAGCGACAGAAGAACCAGCTTCAGCGGCTGCTTCAGGAGTTCCGAAGGCGCCTGACCACCTTGCAGCTCGACACACAGCGGATGCTTGAAAAGGTGAGCCTCCTGGAGAGCCGGCCGTTGTGTGGTGAGGTGGGTCAGCACAGCCGGCCCAGCTTCACTGGCATTTGCCTCCATCTGCTAGTTTCTTATGGAATCCATCAGTCAGCAGCTTGTGACCGGGAGCCTCATAGGAGGAAGTGGTTAGTAGTTCTCAGATGGGATCTCGGATCTCAGCCCTTCCTCCTCCGAGCCCGGATtctcatgtctgtttctaacaGGCTGACAGCTGGGTAG